The following coding sequences are from one Streptomyces sp. NBC_01294 window:
- a CDS encoding universal stress protein → MEPVVTVGLDGSPESLAAARWAADEADRRKLTLRLLHAWPLLAPEPTHVPSEMDQNYWAKRIVHNAKAELQARHPGLTIVGNLVAEDAQEALLKASAESEMTVLGSRGLEPVESYFLGDISMPVVARAERPVVLVRAGTREEGPPSAPGASGGVVVALKLHGPCDDLLAFSFAAAAARGVPLQAVHGRSVPLHAHAPWGTDHDVTEKITQDARKLLSDALRPWREKFPSVEVADSVGLESPTKAVVRAAEGAGLLVVGRRRHRPALAPPLGSVATAAIHHARCPVAVIPHD, encoded by the coding sequence ATGGAGCCAGTCGTCACCGTGGGCCTCGACGGCTCACCCGAGAGCCTCGCCGCTGCCCGTTGGGCCGCTGACGAAGCCGACCGCCGCAAACTCACGCTGCGCCTGTTGCACGCGTGGCCCCTGCTGGCTCCGGAACCGACCCACGTCCCCTCCGAGATGGATCAGAACTACTGGGCGAAGCGGATCGTGCACAACGCGAAGGCGGAGCTCCAAGCGCGCCACCCGGGCCTGACCATCGTCGGCAACCTGGTCGCCGAGGATGCTCAGGAGGCGCTGCTGAAAGCGTCAGCGGAGTCCGAGATGACCGTGCTCGGTTCGCGAGGACTGGAGCCCGTCGAGAGCTATTTCCTGGGCGACATCAGCATGCCCGTCGTCGCACGGGCCGAGCGGCCGGTGGTCCTGGTGCGCGCCGGGACGCGCGAAGAGGGTCCGCCGTCCGCTCCAGGTGCCTCAGGCGGCGTAGTGGTGGCATTGAAACTGCACGGTCCGTGCGACGACCTGCTCGCGTTCTCCTTCGCCGCCGCCGCGGCACGGGGCGTTCCCCTGCAAGCCGTCCACGGCCGGAGCGTTCCCCTCCACGCTCACGCTCCCTGGGGCACGGACCACGACGTGACCGAGAAGATCACGCAGGACGCGCGGAAGCTCCTGAGCGACGCCCTTCGCCCCTGGCGCGAGAAGTTCCCGAGTGTGGAGGTGGCCGACAGCGTCGGTCTTGAAAGCCCCACCAAGGCCGTGGTGCGGGCCGCAGAGGGCGCAGGGCTGCTGGTCGTCGGCCGACGCAGGCACCGCCCTGCCCTGGCACCCCCATTGGGTTCCGTGGCCACCGCCGCGATCCATCACGCGCGCTGCCCCGTCGCCGTCATTCCCCATGACTGA